One Tunturibacter gelidoferens genomic region harbors:
- a CDS encoding inorganic phosphate transporter encodes MATPVIQPTGSLLDQKMGKSSPGKIGAIIFGVLLIGGLGYIANRLYSDLLPVHEGSAFPYILLGLALFIALGFEFVNGFHDTANAVATVIYTHALEPHVAVVWSGLWNFIGVLTSSGAVAFAIISLLPVELILKVSKGSGFAMVFALLIAAILWNLATWWKGLPASSSHTMIGSIIGVGVANQLMHGTSGVSGVDWEQVTKVFKALLISPLVGFGCAALVFLLLKAVLKDPRLYEAPKGAEPPPFYIRALLVLTCTGVSFAHGSNDGQKGMGLIMLILVGTVPTAYALNHTVGVNQVQTFAAVSQQVIGAIGNYVDPNTTVADSAPELESFVSTHKFSPHTMLALQEMVGDIRNEATQYKSLGAVPSGMQSNVRNQMYLTSETLRLMPKYGPKVSDGDQKIFKNYKGMLDNSTKFIPPWVKVAVALALGLGTMIGWKRIVVTVGEKIGKTHLTYAQGLSAELVAMLTILAADQYGLPVSTTHVLSSGVAGTMAANKSGLQVSTLRDIALAWVFTLPVAALLSGCLFWVFNLVAK; translated from the coding sequence ATGGCCACTCCTGTAATCCAACCCACCGGCTCATTACTTGACCAGAAGATGGGAAAATCGTCGCCAGGAAAGATCGGCGCCATTATCTTTGGCGTCCTTCTGATCGGCGGTCTAGGCTACATTGCCAACCGTCTCTACTCCGATCTTCTACCTGTCCATGAAGGCTCAGCCTTCCCGTATATCCTGCTGGGTCTGGCGTTGTTCATCGCGCTCGGCTTTGAGTTCGTTAACGGCTTCCACGACACAGCCAATGCGGTCGCGACCGTCATCTACACCCACGCGCTCGAACCGCACGTAGCGGTGGTCTGGTCCGGCCTCTGGAACTTCATCGGCGTGCTGACCAGTTCGGGTGCCGTTGCCTTCGCCATCATCTCGTTGTTGCCCGTCGAGCTGATCCTGAAGGTGAGCAAAGGCTCCGGTTTTGCGATGGTCTTCGCGCTTCTGATCGCGGCCATCCTCTGGAACCTCGCCACCTGGTGGAAGGGTCTTCCAGCATCGAGCTCTCACACCATGATCGGTTCGATCATCGGCGTCGGTGTTGCGAACCAGTTGATGCACGGCACCAGCGGCGTCAGCGGCGTCGACTGGGAGCAGGTCACCAAAGTCTTCAAGGCGCTGCTCATCTCGCCCTTGGTTGGCTTCGGCTGCGCGGCTCTGGTCTTCCTCTTGTTGAAGGCTGTTCTGAAGGATCCACGTCTCTACGAAGCGCCCAAGGGTGCCGAGCCACCGCCGTTTTATATCCGCGCTCTGCTGGTGCTCACCTGCACCGGCGTCAGCTTTGCCCACGGCTCGAACGATGGCCAGAAGGGCATGGGTCTCATCATGCTGATCCTCGTCGGCACGGTGCCTACGGCTTACGCCCTCAACCACACCGTGGGCGTCAACCAGGTTCAGACCTTCGCAGCCGTATCCCAACAGGTGATCGGAGCAATCGGCAACTACGTTGATCCCAACACGACAGTCGCCGACAGTGCTCCCGAACTCGAATCCTTCGTCAGCACCCATAAGTTCAGCCCGCACACCATGCTTGCCTTGCAGGAGATGGTGGGCGACATCCGCAATGAAGCCACCCAGTACAAGTCTCTCGGTGCCGTGCCTTCAGGTATGCAGTCCAACGTTCGCAACCAGATGTATCTCACCAGCGAGACGCTCCGCCTGATGCCGAAGTACGGTCCCAAGGTCAGCGACGGCGACCAGAAGATCTTCAAGAACTACAAGGGGATGTTGGACAACTCGACGAAGTTCATTCCGCCGTGGGTCAAGGTCGCTGTCGCCCTCGCGCTTGGTCTCGGAACGATGATCGGCTGGAAGCGCATCGTGGTTACGGTCGGCGAAAAGATCGGCAAGACCCATCTGACCTACGCGCAGGGACTGTCGGCCGAACTCGTTGCCATGTTGACCATTCTTGCTGCAGACCAATATGGTCTGCCGGTAAGCACAACGCATGTACTCTCCTCAGGTGTGGCTGGCACCATGGCTGCAAATAAGAGTGGCCTGCAGGTGTCCACGCTGCGGGATATCGCCCTGGCATGGGTCTTCACTCTCCCGGTTGCGGCGCTGTTGTCAGGCTGCCTCTTCTGGGTCTTCAATCTGGTGGCGAAATAA
- a CDS encoding PEP-CTERM sorting domain-containing protein, translating into MKRPAHWLSASAALLAVTLFVCPKPAAADSYTIFDLGDDNGRGIYGLDTAGAVVVFQDNSCGLGSFTCYVTYVDGVAGAPSATPPDLVYDDGTPCSSTPVGFNASKKVCNHGLVGLGTLYNPNGDMNGTYIGSGDNFQFLHGGSADQVFLNSVGDFAWTDGQSEQIFEAVDTSISPIPEPGSLLLVGTGLLWFTAAVRRRANR; encoded by the coding sequence ATGAAACGTCCTGCACACTGGCTCAGCGCCTCGGCCGCTCTCCTCGCAGTCACCCTTTTTGTGTGTCCAAAACCGGCAGCTGCCGACTCCTACACGATCTTCGATCTGGGCGATGACAATGGCCGGGGTATCTATGGCCTGGACACCGCCGGTGCTGTGGTGGTCTTCCAGGACAACTCGTGCGGTCTTGGGAGCTTTACCTGTTACGTGACCTATGTCGACGGCGTGGCGGGAGCCCCTAGCGCCACGCCTCCGGACCTTGTTTATGACGACGGGACTCCGTGCAGTTCCACCCCGGTGGGCTTCAACGCTTCAAAAAAGGTCTGCAATCACGGCCTCGTTGGATTGGGAACCTTGTACAACCCTAATGGCGACATGAACGGGACTTACATCGGGTCGGGAGATAACTTCCAGTTCCTTCACGGCGGTTCGGCCGACCAGGTCTTTCTCAACTCGGTCGGTGACTTCGCCTGGACCGATGGGCAGAGTGAACAGATCTTCGAAGCTGTCGATACTTCCATATCGCCGATTCCCGAGCCGGGCAGCCTGTTGCTGGTGGGGACAGGTCTGCTATGGTTCACCGCCGCTGTTCGCCGCAGAGCGAATCGTTAG
- a CDS encoding segregation and condensation protein A, with product MPDETLPPQTAAEEAKPEEQTVAPSAEVVSEDSRSEAAADSAITVASPEVIDPAASEVGEPFALQHPPVPPPPPDPKRIAKDKDREKEEASQSPFSVTVGQVYDGPLDLLLDLIRKQNIDIYDIPIARITSQFLEYTHHLKQVDVDAAGEFIYMASLLIHIKSKTLLPRDPSDVLSGDPEDPRRELVERLLEHERFKAAAQMLLQKQQIEEATWTNSGLRNFRRDIGEAGAPTLDEDREIAADTVDLVRVFQDILIRLRERPILNVDEESVTVAQMIDYVKRRLLMEDKPVSLKRLLHNTHTERALICMFLAMLELVRLQAVLLHQPDPQGDILIKKTENFDQVFTDQAQARDDWR from the coding sequence ATGCCAGACGAAACCCTACCTCCCCAAACCGCCGCCGAAGAGGCAAAGCCCGAAGAGCAGACCGTCGCCCCGTCGGCTGAAGTAGTCTCCGAAGACTCACGCTCAGAAGCTGCGGCCGATTCGGCGATAACCGTCGCCTCGCCTGAGGTGATCGATCCAGCGGCTTCCGAGGTCGGCGAGCCCTTCGCGCTTCAGCATCCGCCTGTCCCGCCCCCACCACCCGATCCGAAGCGTATCGCCAAAGATAAGGACAGGGAGAAGGAAGAAGCGTCGCAGTCGCCCTTCTCCGTCACGGTAGGGCAGGTCTACGACGGCCCGCTCGATCTTCTCCTCGACCTGATTCGCAAGCAGAACATCGACATCTACGACATTCCCATCGCCCGGATCACCAGCCAGTTCCTCGAGTACACGCATCACCTCAAGCAGGTCGACGTAGACGCGGCAGGCGAGTTCATCTACATGGCCTCGCTGCTGATCCACATCAAATCGAAGACGCTGCTTCCCCGCGATCCTTCGGACGTTCTCAGCGGCGACCCCGAAGACCCACGCCGCGAGCTGGTCGAGCGTCTCCTCGAGCACGAACGCTTCAAAGCCGCTGCGCAGATGCTCTTACAGAAACAGCAGATTGAAGAGGCCACCTGGACCAACTCCGGCCTGAGAAACTTCCGCCGCGACATCGGCGAAGCGGGCGCCCCCACGCTCGATGAGGACCGCGAGATTGCCGCCGACACCGTCGACCTGGTTCGCGTCTTTCAAGACATCCTCATCCGTCTTCGCGAACGCCCCATCCTCAACGTCGACGAGGAATCCGTCACCGTCGCCCAGATGATCGACTACGTCAAACGCCGTCTGTTGATGGAAGACAAGCCTGTCAGTCTGAAGCGCCTGCTCCACAACACGCACACCGAACGTGCGCTCATCTGCATGTTCCTGGCGATGTTGGAACTGGTGCGTCTGCAGGCGGTGTTACTTCACCAGCCGGACCCTCAGGGCGACATTCTCATCAAGAAGACTGAGAACTTCGACCAGGTCTTTACCGATCAGGCTCAGGCCCGCGACGACTGGCGTTAA
- the trpS gene encoding tryptophan--tRNA ligase, with product MTKNTNDSLTSSRPRVLSGMRPTGRLHLGNYMGALYNWVQLQRQYDCYFFIADLHALTTDYADPTALRQSIRDVALDFLAAGLDPEVCTVFIQSHVPQHAELFTLFSMFTPLPWLERVPTYKDQQEQLREKDLNTYGFLGYPLLQAADILLYQPDYVPVGQDQVAHVELTREVARRFNALYCSQPTPAIEKAREDHSDKEILTAELSANAVVTGILPEPKVLLTPSPKLPGLDGRKMSKSYGNTLMLSEPEADLRAKLKTMVTDPARIRRTDPGNPDICPVFDLHKVFSTEETQQKVREGCTTAGIGCIECKGWVADAIVREIAPIQERRRALEADPGQVDAILWDGSARARHRAIQTLQHVRQAIGLE from the coding sequence ATGACTAAAAATACCAACGACTCCCTGACGTCTTCACGTCCCCGCGTCCTGAGCGGCATGCGACCCACCGGCCGTCTTCACCTCGGCAACTACATGGGCGCGCTCTACAACTGGGTCCAGCTCCAGCGGCAGTACGATTGCTACTTCTTCATCGCAGACCTCCACGCCCTCACCACCGACTACGCGGACCCCACAGCCCTCCGCCAGAGCATCCGGGACGTAGCCCTGGATTTTCTGGCCGCCGGTCTCGATCCCGAGGTCTGCACCGTCTTTATCCAGTCGCACGTTCCCCAGCACGCCGAGCTGTTCACCCTCTTCAGCATGTTCACGCCGCTACCCTGGCTCGAGCGCGTCCCCACCTACAAGGACCAACAGGAGCAGCTCCGCGAGAAGGACCTGAACACCTATGGCTTCCTCGGCTACCCCCTCCTGCAGGCCGCCGACATCCTCCTCTACCAACCTGACTACGTCCCCGTCGGACAGGATCAAGTTGCGCACGTCGAGCTGACCCGCGAGGTCGCTCGCCGCTTCAACGCCCTCTACTGCTCGCAGCCAACGCCCGCCATCGAGAAGGCCCGCGAAGACCACTCCGACAAGGAGATTCTCACCGCAGAGCTCTCCGCTAATGCCGTCGTAACCGGCATCCTGCCCGAGCCCAAGGTTCTCCTCACTCCGTCCCCCAAACTCCCCGGTCTTGACGGCCGCAAGATGTCCAAGAGCTACGGCAACACCCTGATGCTCTCTGAGCCTGAGGCGGACCTTCGCGCCAAGCTGAAGACCATGGTCACCGACCCGGCGCGCATCCGCCGTACCGACCCCGGCAATCCAGACATCTGCCCCGTCTTCGATCTGCACAAAGTCTTCTCCACTGAGGAGACCCAGCAGAAGGTTCGCGAAGGCTGCACCACTGCAGGCATCGGCTGCATCGAGTGCAAAGGCTGGGTCGCCGATGCGATCGTCCGCGAGATCGCTCCGATCCAGGAGCGCCGCCGCGCCCTCGAAGCTGACCCCGGCCAGGTCGACGCCATCCTATGGGACGGCTCTGCTCGCGCCCGCCACCGCGCCATCCAGACGCTCCAGCACGTCCGCCAGGCCATCGGCCTCGAATAA
- a CDS encoding site-2 protease family protein has product MNQEVVLIVFQVVVLVLAFSIHESAHAWTAWRLGDPTAKMLGRVTLNPLKHLDPFGSVLMPLLALVYHWPLIGWAKPTPVTARNFKNYRRDDILVTLAGPASNLLSATVALILLVLIKHVVPGGVLAIGTAMALASHIPGIATDNLPALFPIALFLYFVILINLLLFVFNLIPIPPLDGSHVLRHFLPYKVLQVYDRIGMFGLMILFLVGGSFIFSVFFTPLLNTFNHILFTL; this is encoded by the coding sequence ATGAATCAGGAAGTTGTCCTCATCGTCTTTCAGGTCGTCGTTCTGGTCCTGGCCTTCAGCATCCACGAGTCCGCCCACGCCTGGACCGCATGGCGTCTCGGCGACCCCACTGCCAAGATGCTCGGACGCGTCACCCTCAACCCTCTCAAGCATCTCGACCCGTTCGGCTCGGTCCTGATGCCGTTGCTGGCTCTGGTCTATCATTGGCCCCTCATAGGCTGGGCGAAGCCGACCCCCGTTACCGCCCGCAACTTCAAGAACTACAGGCGCGACGACATCCTCGTAACTCTCGCGGGCCCTGCCAGCAACCTGCTTTCAGCCACTGTCGCGCTCATCTTGCTCGTTCTCATCAAACACGTTGTCCCCGGCGGTGTTCTTGCGATCGGCACTGCGATGGCGCTCGCCTCACATATCCCCGGCATCGCCACCGACAATCTGCCAGCGCTCTTTCCCATCGCGCTCTTTCTCTACTTCGTCATCCTGATCAACCTTTTGCTCTTCGTCTTCAACTTGATTCCCATCCCACCGCTCGATGGCAGCCACGTTCTGCGGCACTTCCTTCCCTACAAAGTCCTCCAGGTCTACGACCGCATCGGCATGTTCGGCCTAATGATCCTCTTTCTGGTGGGCGGAAGCTTCATCTTCAGCGTCTTCTTCACACCGCTGCTGAACACCTTCAACCACATTCTTTTCACTTTGTAG
- a CDS encoding acyltransferase → MPIHTYRELKPTPEAEALYRRWLAKLNDEFTRQQSPDRRSEVVRDELYQIYFGRPHGGHIKAVLNSELAMYCLSESFDPRNITLEPEYYGDVDAEQYAIRKPLIWFWQMFDRSPLGLNHWLGFRFRCMLGRHIFRHLGKHVKIFHNVEFTYGYNLTIEDSCTIHKNVLLDDRGEIILHEGTSVSDYANVYSHTHDINNQSNITNKVTELGPRARITYHATVLAGANIGEDAMLGAMALATKPVPQETVSVGIPAKAKIRKQATQLAAETL, encoded by the coding sequence ATGCCAATCCACACGTACCGCGAACTCAAACCCACTCCCGAAGCTGAAGCCCTCTACCGTCGCTGGTTAGCCAAACTCAACGACGAGTTCACCCGGCAGCAGTCGCCGGACCGCCGCTCCGAGGTCGTCCGTGACGAGCTCTACCAGATCTACTTCGGCCGACCCCACGGCGGACACATCAAAGCCGTCCTCAATAGCGAACTCGCCATGTACTGCCTCTCCGAGAGCTTCGACCCCCGCAACATCACACTCGAACCCGAGTACTACGGCGACGTCGATGCCGAGCAATACGCCATCCGCAAGCCGCTCATCTGGTTCTGGCAGATGTTCGACCGCTCCCCTCTCGGCCTGAACCACTGGCTGGGATTCCGCTTCCGCTGCATGCTTGGCCGCCACATCTTCCGCCATCTCGGCAAGCACGTCAAAATCTTCCACAACGTCGAGTTCACCTACGGCTACAACCTCACCATCGAAGACTCCTGCACCATCCACAAGAACGTTCTGCTCGACGACCGCGGCGAGATCATCCTGCACGAGGGAACCAGCGTCTCCGACTACGCCAACGTCTACTCGCACACCCACGACATCAACAACCAATCGAACATCACCAACAAGGTGACCGAGCTCGGCCCCCGCGCCCGCATCACGTACCACGCCACCGTACTCGCCGGAGCCAACATCGGCGAAGACGCCATGCTCGGTGCGATGGCACTCGCCACCAAACCCGTCCCCCAGGAGACCGTCTCAGTCGGCATCCCGGCGAAGGCAAAGATCCGCAAGCAGGCCACTCAACTGGCCGCCGAAACGCTCTAG
- a CDS encoding SIMPL domain-containing protein, translated as MSILRRASIALSAAFLVTTASAQTIQVNKENRTIAITATDKVIVFADVATLHIGFIAYGPDSDSAYAAGSRTSNAIVKALTSAGVPNDSIESENQNVSPVQEYQIDKLTPAEKAQRKFQVTQSWTVRTNANEAAKVLDLAVKAGANQSGQIDWSLKDENAPQSEAAAKALQRARVVAGEMAKGLNASLGALLYASNETQAEPPRPLMRAMAAPAMAKADVAPLAINPRQIEKTATVYAVFAIE; from the coding sequence ATGAGCATCCTCCGCCGCGCCTCCATCGCCCTGTCCGCAGCCTTCCTGGTCACAACAGCCTCAGCCCAGACCATCCAGGTCAACAAGGAGAATCGCACCATTGCGATCACAGCCACGGACAAGGTCATCGTTTTCGCCGACGTCGCCACCCTCCACATCGGCTTCATCGCCTACGGTCCCGACAGCGACTCTGCCTACGCCGCCGGCTCCCGCACCTCCAACGCCATCGTCAAAGCTTTAACCTCCGCCGGCGTTCCCAACGACTCCATCGAGAGCGAAAACCAAAACGTCTCCCCGGTGCAGGAGTACCAAATCGACAAGCTCACGCCAGCAGAGAAGGCCCAGCGCAAGTTCCAGGTCACGCAAAGCTGGACCGTTCGGACAAACGCCAACGAAGCCGCTAAAGTGCTTGATCTCGCCGTCAAAGCCGGAGCCAATCAATCCGGACAGATCGACTGGAGCCTCAAGGACGAGAACGCTCCCCAGTCCGAAGCCGCAGCCAAGGCACTCCAGCGCGCCCGCGTCGTAGCCGGTGAGATGGCTAAAGGCCTCAACGCCAGCCTTGGCGCTCTCCTTTACGCCAGCAACGAAACCCAGGCGGAGCCACCGCGTCCGCTCATGCGCGCCATGGCCGCTCCTGCCATGGCAAAGGCCGACGTGGCCCCTCTCGCCATCAACCCACGCCAGATCGAAAAAACCGCAACCGTCTATGCCGTCTTCGCCATAGAATAG
- the moaA gene encoding GTP 3',8-cyclase MoaA, producing MIGDGNTAILELEEQAFQAPGRLRDKFARSITDLRVSVTDRCNYKCVYCRTGNEGAQFTELSIEDYLRMVRVFVSLGVEKVRLTGGEPLLQSGLVEMVRQLADMRTAFFPDGSFAGELGDPLDIALTTNGHLLEGLAQPLKDAGLNRVTVSMDAVDAETFSAITRVPRSYEKVLSGIRKAQAVGLGPVKVNCVLLRGFNDGQIEQFAEFSRQEGVIVRFIEWMPLEEDRSWKRESVVSMDEIVERLNAFRPLVELAPHAASETAKRFTFDDGLGEIGIIAPVSRPFCGQCSRVRLTSDGKIRTCLFSQSDHDLYGEMLRGGTDEELAAYIRRIVMRKEARHHIGEPGFEKPSRSMVHIGG from the coding sequence ATGATTGGCGATGGAAATACCGCGATTCTGGAGTTGGAGGAGCAGGCTTTTCAGGCTCCGGGTAGGCTGCGAGATAAGTTTGCCAGGTCTATTACAGACTTGCGCGTCTCGGTAACTGATCGCTGCAACTACAAGTGCGTCTACTGCCGCACGGGCAACGAAGGAGCCCAGTTCACCGAACTCTCGATTGAAGATTACCTGAGAATGGTTCGTGTCTTTGTCTCACTTGGAGTGGAAAAGGTAAGGCTGACCGGGGGAGAACCCCTGCTGCAGTCGGGCCTGGTGGAGATGGTTCGCCAACTGGCTGACATGCGGACGGCATTTTTCCCCGATGGGAGCTTTGCCGGCGAACTCGGCGATCCGTTGGATATCGCCCTGACGACGAACGGGCATTTGCTGGAGGGACTGGCTCAGCCTCTGAAGGATGCGGGGCTGAATCGCGTAACTGTCAGCATGGATGCTGTGGATGCAGAGACATTTAGCGCGATTACGCGGGTTCCGCGGAGCTATGAAAAGGTGTTGTCTGGGATTCGTAAGGCGCAGGCCGTGGGACTGGGACCGGTCAAGGTGAATTGCGTGCTGCTGCGCGGGTTCAACGATGGACAGATTGAACAGTTTGCGGAGTTCTCGCGGCAAGAAGGAGTCATCGTCCGATTCATCGAGTGGATGCCCCTTGAGGAAGATCGAAGCTGGAAGAGGGAGTCCGTCGTTTCGATGGACGAGATTGTGGAGCGGTTGAATGCGTTCCGTCCTCTGGTGGAATTGGCTCCGCATGCGGCTAGCGAGACGGCGAAGCGGTTCACCTTTGACGATGGCTTGGGAGAGATAGGGATTATTGCACCAGTGTCGCGCCCCTTCTGCGGGCAGTGCAGCCGAGTGAGGTTGACGTCAGACGGAAAGATTAGGACTTGTCTGTTTTCGCAGAGCGACCACGACTTATATGGCGAGATGCTGCGAGGCGGAACAGATGAGGAGCTGGCAGCGTATATCCGCAGGATCGTGATGCGGAAGGAAGCACGTCATCACATTGGTGAACCAGGTTTTGAAAAGCCATCGCGCAGTATGGTTCATATCGGCGGGTGA
- a CDS encoding GGDEF domain-containing protein translates to MDHLRVFHDVARALTSSLELEEILGAIMNKMAQFFGPERWSLLMVDDKSGELYYAIAVGENAESLKGLRVPLGEGVAGWVASTGNPLVVPDVALDPHWSAFANKHPDLKIQSIACVPVRSGDKTLGVIQLLNSKLDLLSEHSISFLRILCDYAAIAIQNARSMTLIQELTITDDVTGLFNARHLYTMLEEEVARGQVFSLMFVDLDHFKSVNDTHGHLIGSRLLAEIGGLMRRSLGPNNAAFRYGGDEFVALLPGMGKAAASGTTMALCEDLRSARFLEGAGLSLSLSGSFGLATYPEDGNTVQTILRAADTMMYEAKVTRDNVAVAGKGMIGRAETARSVSGSRREVSGMFLERDSIPRN, encoded by the coding sequence ATGGATCACCTTCGAGTGTTCCATGACGTTGCGCGCGCGCTGACTTCGAGCCTTGAACTGGAAGAGATTCTGGGGGCCATCATGAATAAGATGGCCCAGTTCTTCGGACCTGAGCGCTGGTCGCTGTTGATGGTGGACGATAAGTCGGGCGAACTGTATTACGCGATCGCGGTGGGAGAGAATGCCGAAAGTTTGAAGGGATTGCGGGTACCGCTGGGCGAGGGAGTTGCAGGTTGGGTGGCGTCGACGGGAAATCCTCTGGTGGTGCCTGATGTGGCGCTTGATCCGCATTGGTCAGCGTTTGCCAATAAGCATCCTGACCTGAAGATCCAGTCGATCGCCTGCGTGCCGGTTCGCTCCGGGGATAAGACACTGGGCGTAATTCAACTGCTGAACAGCAAGCTGGATTTGCTGTCGGAGCACTCGATCTCGTTTCTAAGAATTCTGTGCGATTACGCTGCGATCGCGATTCAGAACGCGCGGTCCATGACTTTGATTCAGGAGCTGACCATCACGGATGACGTGACGGGACTTTTCAATGCTAGGCACCTGTACACCATGCTCGAAGAAGAGGTGGCTCGGGGGCAGGTATTTAGTCTGATGTTTGTCGATCTGGATCACTTCAAGTCGGTAAATGATACCCATGGCCATCTGATTGGAAGCCGGCTCCTGGCGGAGATTGGCGGGTTGATGAGACGCAGCCTTGGTCCGAACAATGCGGCTTTTCGCTATGGCGGGGACGAGTTTGTCGCGTTGCTGCCGGGGATGGGGAAGGCAGCGGCGAGCGGGACCACGATGGCACTGTGCGAAGATCTGCGGTCGGCGCGCTTTCTGGAGGGAGCAGGGCTTTCGCTCAGTCTCTCGGGAAGCTTTGGGCTGGCAACCTATCCTGAGGACGGAAATACGGTTCAGACGATTCTGCGGGCTGCTGACACGATGATGTATGAGGCCAAGGTGACGCGCGACAATGTTGCGGTAGCAGGCAAGGGTATGATCGGACGCGCAGAGACAGCCAGATCCGTCAGCGGCTCACGGCGGGAAGTTTCGGGAATGTTTCTCGAGCGCGACTCCATTCCCCGCAACTAG
- a CDS encoding winged helix-turn-helix domain-containing protein codes for MNDTSHPSQRVRFGIFEVDLRTGELWKSGRKLKLTGQPFSVLAILLERPGEVISREELQRRLWPDTFVDVDHNLNTAINKIRETLADSAERPRFVETLSRRGYRFIAVVGSADLETKTQSADASVHSRSRMKNTSRSRPDDGFWIAVLPLKLSDADADLADRATALIEEIVTGLSRFSYLRVISVSSTLQYAGKSVDVRAAGRELGARYVIEGSLRHAGARVRVAAQLIDCNSGVHLWAETYDRPFSSQTAYDLFDDVVPQIVSTIADTHGVLTRSMSEALRTMDPSRLSPYEAVLRSFAHFQRVSAKEHGPARAALERAVQQAPNYPDAWAMLSLLYKEEFTHRFNLLADPLGRALAAAQRAVEGAPSNHLAYHALASVEFFRKELDSFRIATARAVALNPMDGFTLAYLGFLIAYAGDWERGGDLSAKARSLNPHHPGWYWFVPCFEAYRKGEYKTSLDFAHKVNMPGFWRTQLAIAASSGQLGRKAAANEALQTLLIQRPDIAKFPREELAIWWQPDMVEHLIVGLRKAGLEV; via the coding sequence GTGAACGATACCTCCCATCCCTCTCAGCGAGTCCGCTTTGGAATCTTCGAAGTTGACCTTCGAACGGGAGAGCTGTGGAAGTCGGGGCGAAAGCTGAAACTGACGGGTCAGCCATTTTCCGTTTTGGCCATTCTGCTGGAGCGGCCGGGCGAAGTGATCAGCCGAGAGGAGTTGCAACGGCGGCTTTGGCCGGACACGTTCGTCGATGTCGACCACAACCTGAACACTGCGATCAACAAGATCCGCGAGACACTGGCCGATTCCGCGGAGAGGCCGCGTTTTGTTGAAACGCTATCCCGCCGTGGGTACCGATTCATCGCTGTTGTAGGAAGCGCTGACTTGGAGACGAAGACACAATCTGCTGATGCCAGTGTGCACTCCAGGAGCCGGATGAAGAACACTTCGCGCTCTCGGCCCGACGATGGCTTCTGGATTGCTGTGCTGCCATTGAAACTGAGCGACGCCGATGCTGACCTCGCTGATCGTGCCACCGCGCTGATCGAGGAGATCGTTACCGGGCTATCTCGTTTTTCCTATCTTCGCGTCATTTCGGTCAGCTCCACTTTGCAATACGCCGGCAAGTCGGTCGATGTGCGAGCGGCTGGCAGGGAGCTTGGAGCACGCTACGTCATCGAAGGCAGCCTTCGTCACGCAGGCGCGAGAGTGCGCGTCGCAGCGCAGTTGATCGATTGCAATTCAGGAGTTCATCTCTGGGCCGAAACGTATGATCGGCCCTTTTCCTCACAGACTGCGTATGATTTATTTGATGACGTCGTTCCGCAGATTGTGTCGACCATCGCAGATACGCATGGCGTTCTGACGCGCAGCATGAGTGAGGCACTCCGTACCATGGATCCGTCCAGGCTGAGCCCGTACGAAGCGGTGCTTCGCAGCTTCGCACATTTTCAGCGCGTCAGTGCCAAGGAACATGGTCCAGCGAGAGCGGCACTGGAACGCGCGGTCCAACAAGCGCCGAACTATCCTGATGCCTGGGCGATGTTGTCGCTCCTCTACAAGGAAGAGTTCACGCATAGATTCAATCTTCTTGCGGATCCCCTCGGCAGGGCTCTCGCGGCCGCGCAGCGTGCGGTGGAAGGAGCGCCTTCGAATCATCTCGCTTATCATGCGCTGGCGTCCGTCGAGTTCTTTCGCAAGGAGCTGGATTCCTTCCGAATTGCGACGGCGCGGGCTGTTGCTCTCAATCCGATGGATGGATTCACGCTTGCATACCTCGGGTTTTTAATTGCTTACGCGGGCGATTGGGAGCGTGGCGGCGACTTGTCAGCAAAGGCCCGAAGCTTGAACCCTCACCATCCTGGTTGGTATTGGTTTGTACCGTGCTTCGAAGCATATCGCAAAGGCGAATACAAAACGTCACTGGATTTTGCCCACAAGGTAAATATGCCTGGCTTCTGGCGCACTCAACTCGCTATCGCTGCGAGCTCCGGGCAACTCGGCCGAAAGGCGGCAGCGAACGAGGCCCTGCAGACTCTTCTGATTCAGAGGCCCGACATTGCCAAATTTCCCCGCGAGGAGTTAGCGATCTGGTGGCAACCGGATATGGTCGAACACCTGATCGTCGGCCTCCGCAAAGCTGGCCTTGAGGTATAG